The Candidatus Acidiferrales bacterium nucleotide sequence GCCGCCGCGGATGCTGCGGATCTGCCGGCAATCGGCGGCCTTCTCCCGCGGCATCTCCATCAGCCGCATGTTTTTCTTTGTCTGCAAATGGGCCAATGCTTCCGGGTGGTAGCCGGGCGCGATTACCGCTTCGACGAAAGTCTTGCCGATTTCTTCGGCTGTCATCCGGTCAACCGCGTGATTGAAACCGAGCACCGAACCAAAAGCGGACACTGGATCGCATTCGTAAGCCTTCCGGTAAGCTTCCGCGAGCGTCGCCTGCTCGGACGCTCCGCAAGGGTTGGTGTGCTTGATGATGACGGCCGCGGGTAGAGAGAATTCTTCGACAAGATTCCAGGCGGCATCGAGATCGAGCAGGTTGTTATAAGAAAGCTCCTTGCCGTGAAGCTGCCTGGCTCCGGCAAAACCATGAACCCCTCCCCTGAGCACATAAAAGGCTGCCTGCTGGTGAGGGTTTTCACCATAGCGCAAGCTATGGCGCAATTCGAAGTCGAAGAACAGCCTCGGGAGATGGACGGGCGGTTCAGCAAGCTTGACCGACTCGTTTGCCCGAAGACGCTCGAGCGTCATCGCAATCGCCCCGTCGTAGTGCGCCGTGAGCGCAAACGCCTTCTTGGCCAAATGCAGGCGCGTGGCCAGGGAGAGCGAGCGCTCGCTTTTGCCCAGCTCCTCGAGCACCGAAGCATAGTCAGCCGGGTCGGTGACAACGGCGACATCGAAAAAGTTTTTTCCCGCTGAACGCACCATCGCCGGCCCGCCGATGTCCACGTTTTCCAGCAACTCCTCTACTGTCACGCCTGGCTGGCCGGCGACGGTCTCAAAGGGGTAAAGATTGACCACGACCAGGTCGATGCGGGGGATCCCGTGGTTGGCCATCTCGCGCCGATGGATGGGGTCGCTCCGCCGGCCCAGGATGCCGCCATGGATGCGCGGGTGAAGCGTCTTGACTCGCCCGCCGAGCATCTCCGCATAGCCGGTCACTTCGGCAACCTCGCGCACCGGTAGGTTGCTCTGGCGCAAAAGCTCGGCCGTCCCGCCGGTAGAAATGAGTTCGATGCCGAGCGCTGCCAGACCGTGCGCGAAGGACACCAGCCCGCTCTTATCGAAAACACTCAGCAAGGCTCGCTCAACCGCTGTCATCACCAACCCCCTCAACAAGCTTGGCCGCCCCGTCAAGCCGGGCCGACTCAAAAAGCGACCCATTCTACTGACAGCCGGCGCCCCCGCCAAGCCTTCCTGCCGGGGCAATAAATAAATGTCGAGGAGACCCTCTTCAAAGTGGCGCTGGGGTGCTCCCGTTCACGAAATCTTCCCGGGCATTCCCGCCGCGGCGAGTCGGTCTCAAAGCCCGACAGTCCAGCTGGGACACGTTGATACACGCGGCCAGGAACTGTTGACAACCGTTGCCTACGGCCGGCCCGGCCGGACCAGACTCCTGCCCGTGGACAGTGGGAATGGCACTAGGATGGGATGGTGCGGACAAACCAGTCGATCAAGACGGTATGGCAGGCGATGATCCAGACAAGGCTCGCCACGGCAAGTCAAGAAGGGAGATGTTCGTGGCCGGTTGTGCCGCCGGAGTGGAATGGGGAGGATGGCAAAAGCGACGGGTCGTTCGAGTCTCAGTTCTTGCCTTTGG carries:
- the purH gene encoding bifunctional phosphoribosylaminoimidazolecarboxamide formyltransferase/IMP cyclohydrolase; its protein translation is MTAVERALLSVFDKSGLVSFAHGLAALGIELISTGGTAELLRQSNLPVREVAEVTGYAEMLGGRVKTLHPRIHGGILGRRSDPIHRREMANHGIPRIDLVVVNLYPFETVAGQPGVTVEELLENVDIGGPAMVRSAGKNFFDVAVVTDPADYASVLEELGKSERSLSLATRLHLAKKAFALTAHYDGAIAMTLERLRANESVKLAEPPVHLPRLFFDFELRHSLRYGENPHQQAAFYVLRGGVHGFAGARQLHGKELSYNNLLDLDAAWNLVEEFSLPAAVIIKHTNPCGASEQATLAEAYRKAYECDPVSAFGSVLGFNHAVDRMTAEEIGKTFVEAVIAPGYHPEALAHLQTKKNMRLMEMPREKAADCRQIRSIRGGVLIQEADRQTLPESEWKVVTRRPPTPAEGEDLRFAWIVSKHVKSNAIVFARSHQVAGVGAGQMSRVDSVKLAVAKAGLPLGGTVVASDAFFPFPDGVEEAAKAGATAVIQPGGSVRDSEVIGTADRLGLAMVFTGMRHFRH